A genomic segment from Pirellulales bacterium encodes:
- a CDS encoding biopolymer transporter ExbD: MISFHCNNCGRRLKIDDAFAGRKGSCPRCGVDLVVPVPAPPPPPVPSLSGSASTGLSGSKSGLAGSKSLSRSGLLSQGAATARRRPGPRPPLVRPGSGKLEFREMIDMTAMVDIVFFLLIFFMVTSFNSQQASIEMPTPAPPTGATGKATARRTVEEFENDADFVVVRIDADDTVWVEESVAMTQADLAAKLRQLAGGSGGRSKLLVVGHSEATHGAAVKVMDTAHSVGIDDVRLAVKDEE; the protein is encoded by the coding sequence ATGATTTCCTTTCACTGCAACAACTGCGGCCGCCGGTTGAAGATCGACGACGCCTTTGCAGGGCGCAAGGGAAGCTGTCCGCGCTGTGGCGTCGACCTGGTCGTGCCGGTGCCTGCCCCGCCTCCGCCACCGGTCCCCAGCTTGTCGGGAAGCGCTTCGACCGGGCTTTCTGGCAGCAAGTCGGGCCTGGCCGGAAGCAAGTCGTTGAGCCGGTCAGGCTTGCTCTCTCAGGGAGCTGCAACCGCCAGGCGCCGCCCGGGGCCGCGGCCTCCCTTGGTGCGGCCGGGCTCGGGCAAGCTCGAGTTCCGCGAGATGATCGACATGACCGCGATGGTCGACATCGTCTTTTTCTTGCTGATCTTCTTCATGGTGACGTCGTTCAATTCGCAACAGGCCTCGATCGAAATGCCCACTCCCGCGCCACCCACGGGCGCGACGGGCAAGGCCACGGCGCGGCGTACCGTCGAAGAGTTCGAGAACGACGCCGATTTTGTCGTCGTGCGCATTGACGCCGACGACACCGTGTGGGTGGAGGAATCGGTCGCCATGACGCAGGCCGATCTGGCCGCCAAGTTGCGTCAGCTCGCCGGCGGCAGCGGCGGCCGAAGCAAGCTCTTGGTGGTCGGCCACAGCGAGGCCACGCACGGCGCCGCCGTGAAGGTCATGGATACGGCGCACTCAGTGGGCATCGACGACGTCCGCCTGGCCGTAAAGGACGAAGAATAG
- a CDS encoding redoxin domain-containing protein: MPAVAQAAKQGTVGQKVDDFTLRDFHGQSRSLADYRDSKVVVLAFLGTECPLVKLYTPRLVELAREYEARGVQFLGIDANVQDTPTEIGRYVLAFDIPFPLLKDAGNVVADKISAERTPQVFVLDEARVVRYAGRIDDQFGVGYHKQKPEHRPLASALDELLAGKEVSQPFTDAPGCLIGRTRKVEPRGDITYSNQVARILNKHCVECHREGQLAPFPLTSYDETIGWADMIREVVDQGRMPPWFADPQFGHFSNDSSMTADDKAMLKKWVDNGCPEGDRGQLPPAPTFASKWQIGEPDAVYEMQEEYTVPAEGVIDYQYFQIDPGFTEDKWLSMAEARPGNTAVVHHIVLFSLPPGTKIRSPEEAQAQGQMIAVYAPGMPPWRYPEGTGIKIAAGSTFYIQMHYTTNGIQQKDRSMVGLKFADPASVKKKVMYGMAVNAGFEIPPHADNHEVVSKVKFSKDMLLLNLFPHMHYRGKSFRIESVTPDGEREVLLDVPHYDFNWQLRYDLAEPKFMPKGSQLICTGHFDNSENNPSNPDPTKAVRFGLQTFEEMLVGYYTIVRADEDLTKGEPEPKRKKSKRAEAATN, translated from the coding sequence ATGCCCGCCGTGGCTCAAGCCGCTAAACAAGGTACGGTCGGCCAAAAGGTCGACGATTTCACGCTCCGCGATTTTCACGGCCAAAGCCGATCGCTGGCCGATTATCGCGACAGCAAAGTCGTGGTGCTGGCTTTCCTGGGCACCGAATGTCCGCTCGTGAAACTCTACACGCCGCGCCTTGTGGAACTGGCGCGCGAATACGAGGCGCGCGGCGTGCAGTTTCTGGGCATCGACGCGAACGTGCAAGACACGCCGACCGAGATCGGGCGCTACGTCCTGGCATTCGATATTCCGTTTCCACTATTGAAGGACGCCGGCAACGTCGTGGCGGATAAGATATCGGCCGAGCGAACGCCGCAGGTGTTCGTACTCGACGAGGCGCGCGTGGTGCGCTACGCCGGACGGATCGACGACCAGTTTGGCGTCGGTTACCACAAACAAAAGCCCGAGCATCGCCCGTTAGCCTCGGCCCTCGACGAGCTGCTGGCCGGCAAGGAAGTGAGCCAGCCGTTCACCGACGCGCCCGGCTGCTTGATTGGTCGCACGCGCAAGGTCGAGCCGCGCGGCGACATCACCTACAGCAATCAGGTGGCGCGGATTCTGAACAAGCATTGCGTCGAATGCCACCGCGAAGGGCAGCTCGCGCCATTTCCGCTGACCAGCTACGACGAAACGATCGGCTGGGCCGACATGATTCGCGAAGTGGTGGACCAGGGGCGCATGCCGCCGTGGTTCGCTGATCCGCAATTTGGTCATTTCAGCAATGATTCGAGCATGACGGCGGACGACAAGGCGATGCTAAAAAAATGGGTCGACAACGGCTGTCCCGAAGGAGACCGCGGGCAGCTCCCCCCGGCTCCGACGTTCGCCAGCAAGTGGCAGATCGGCGAGCCCGACGCGGTTTATGAAATGCAAGAGGAATACACCGTGCCGGCCGAGGGAGTGATCGATTACCAGTATTTCCAGATCGATCCCGGCTTCACCGAGGATAAGTGGCTCTCGATGGCCGAAGCGCGGCCGGGTAATACGGCTGTGGTGCATCACATCGTGCTCTTCTCGCTGCCGCCCGGCACCAAGATTCGCAGCCCGGAAGAAGCCCAGGCGCAAGGCCAGATGATCGCCGTTTACGCGCCGGGGATGCCGCCCTGGCGCTATCCCGAGGGGACCGGCATCAAGATCGCGGCCGGGTCGACCTTTTACATCCAGATGCACTACACCACCAACGGCATTCAACAGAAAGATCGCAGCATGGTCGGGCTGAAATTCGCCGATCCAGCCTCGGTCAAGAAAAAAGTGATGTACGGCATGGCGGTCAACGCCGGCTTCGAGATCCCGCCGCACGCCGACAATCACGAAGTGGTGTCGAAGGTGAAATTCAGCAAAGACATGCTGCTGTTGAATCTTTTCCCGCACATGCACTATCGCGGCAAGTCGTTCCGCATCGAGTCGGTTACACCCGATGGCGAGCGCGAAGTGCTCCTGGACGTGCCGCACTACGACTTCAACTGGCAGTTGCGCTACGACCTGGCTGAGCCCAAGTTCATGCCCAAGGGTTCGCAACTGATCTGCACCGGGCACTTCGACAATTCCGAGAACAACCCGTCGAATCCCGATCCGACGAAGGCCGTACGCTTCGGGCTGCAAACGTTCGAAGAGATGCTGGTCGGGTATTACACGATCGTCCGCGCCGACGAAGACCTGACCAAGGGCGAGCCCGAGCCGAAACGGAAGAAATCGAAGCGGGCCGAGGCGGCGACGAATTAA
- the pelA gene encoding pectate lyase yields the protein MNSMWTEWPLVSRVMPVAAAHVLLVLAWPAPISAADRARDFLDRPDAWFQSAEGRLAIGNVLSFQTAVGDWPKNTDCVSAPYGGERSQLRGTFDNAATTDEMRLLARAIDATHDRSAQTGFERGLDHILAAQYQCGGWPQRSPPGSGYDRYITFNDDTMVRLMNLLRDVARDERYQFVDADRRRRAGAAFDRGIECILRCQVRIGGRLTVWCAQHDEVDLRPRPARTFELASLSGSESVRIVRLLMSLARPSPEVTQAIDAAVLWLDQAKLTGIRQEYEDDSNAPGGRNKIVVADASAPPLWARFYDLTTEKPIFVDRDGVPRARLSDIGYERRNGYAWLGTWAQELLATDYPAWCRQHGHQSVLMAAGNR from the coding sequence ATGAACAGTATGTGGACGGAATGGCCCCTTGTTTCTCGTGTAATGCCCGTGGCCGCCGCGCATGTTCTACTTGTGCTGGCCTGGCCCGCACCCATCAGCGCGGCCGACCGTGCCCGGGATTTTCTCGATCGACCGGACGCGTGGTTCCAATCGGCTGAGGGGCGCTTGGCCATCGGCAATGTTCTTTCGTTTCAGACCGCCGTGGGCGACTGGCCGAAGAACACCGATTGTGTCTCGGCGCCCTATGGGGGCGAGCGATCTCAGCTGCGCGGCACCTTCGACAACGCGGCCACGACCGACGAAATGCGCCTTCTGGCCCGGGCCATCGATGCCACGCACGACCGGTCGGCGCAAACGGGCTTCGAGCGCGGCTTGGATCATATTCTCGCCGCGCAGTACCAATGCGGCGGCTGGCCGCAGCGCTCTCCTCCGGGGAGTGGCTACGACCGCTACATCACGTTCAACGACGATACGATGGTCCGGCTGATGAACCTGCTGCGCGACGTGGCGCGCGACGAGCGTTATCAGTTTGTCGACGCGGACCGCCGCCGCCGTGCGGGCGCCGCGTTCGATCGAGGCATCGAGTGCATCCTGCGCTGCCAGGTGAGGATCGGCGGCCGGCTAACCGTCTGGTGTGCCCAGCACGACGAGGTCGATCTGCGGCCGCGGCCGGCGCGCACTTTCGAGCTCGCGAGTCTGAGCGGCTCGGAATCGGTGCGGATCGTGCGGCTACTGATGAGTCTCGCAAGGCCGTCGCCTGAGGTGACGCAGGCGATCGACGCGGCGGTTCTCTGGCTCGATCAGGCAAAGCTCACCGGCATCCGCCAGGAGTACGAGGACGATTCCAACGCGCCCGGCGGGCGCAACAAGATCGTCGTCGCGGATGCGTCGGCGCCGCCGCTGTGGGCTCGGTTTTATGACTTAACGACCGAGAAGCCGATCTTCGTCGATCGCGACGGCGTGCCGCGCGCTCGGCTCTCGGACATCGGCTACGAACGCCGCAACGGCTACGCCTGGCTGGGAACCTGGGCCCAGGAGCTGTTGGCAACGGATTACCCGGCGTGGTGTCGCCAGCATGGGCATCAATCTGTGCTGATGGCCGCCGGAAATCGCTAG
- a CDS encoding radical SAM protein, whose protein sequence is MHVVLWDTRQLDVAKDFAGGFGVGQYHGFGGFRGRVIRWAYKRDRRPVALNFAYLAAIFQKLGHTVEYSEDVVPSGAELYVFNPSLITLHLEIAAIREVLDKNPRAKVLIIGLVAYALPEAFDGLDVTIVRGEPERLLWKLDDVLNAATRVVDVGSVRDLDHLPFPDWTPFEPSKFKIAYDFTRFPTGLIQQSRGCTFTCNYCPYIIVENATRFRTPESVFEELRAGMQQYGFRSFKFRDPLFGLDRKRVIRLAELIGKLPRKIEFSIESRIDLLRPETLRILREVGLTAITVGIETPDEGTLRQYKRAPIKDDKQRDFVALCRGLGIRTVAGFMIGFPEDTVDSIRHVLAYAKAVNPTYANFNIVTPYPGTEFFNDVKNQIADFDFTKYNVYTPVMKYKNLTAEQVQFWHAKCFMRYFFRWEWLTSNAHMLWPKLQYLGVGRKYAREIEKLAPPAPAAAAAAPAKMSLPILDGTRELRTDQAHRHATAEKPAGTKKAS, encoded by the coding sequence ATGCACGTTGTCTTGTGGGACACTCGCCAACTCGACGTCGCGAAGGATTTCGCCGGCGGCTTCGGCGTCGGTCAGTATCATGGCTTCGGCGGCTTCCGCGGCCGCGTCATTCGCTGGGCCTACAAACGCGATCGCCGGCCCGTGGCGCTCAATTTCGCCTATCTGGCGGCCATCTTTCAGAAGCTCGGGCACACGGTCGAGTATTCCGAGGACGTCGTCCCCTCGGGCGCCGAACTCTACGTGTTCAATCCTTCGCTGATTACGCTGCACCTCGAAATCGCCGCGATTCGCGAAGTGCTGGACAAGAATCCGCGGGCCAAAGTCCTGATCATCGGGCTGGTCGCGTATGCCTTGCCCGAGGCTTTCGACGGGCTGGACGTGACGATCGTCCGGGGCGAGCCCGAGCGGCTGTTGTGGAAGCTGGACGACGTGCTCAACGCCGCCACGCGCGTGGTCGACGTCGGCAGCGTCCGCGACCTGGATCACCTGCCGTTTCCCGACTGGACGCCCTTCGAGCCGTCGAAGTTCAAGATCGCCTACGACTTCACACGCTTCCCGACCGGCCTGATCCAGCAGAGCCGCGGCTGCACGTTCACGTGCAATTACTGCCCTTACATCATCGTCGAGAACGCCACGCGCTTTCGCACGCCAGAGAGCGTGTTCGAGGAACTGCGCGCCGGGATGCAGCAATACGGCTTCCGCTCGTTCAAATTCCGCGATCCGCTGTTCGGCCTGGACCGCAAACGCGTGATTCGCCTGGCCGAATTGATTGGCAAGCTGCCGCGCAAGATCGAGTTCTCGATCGAAAGCCGCATCGATCTGTTGCGGCCCGAGACGCTGCGCATCCTGCGCGAGGTAGGGCTGACGGCAATTACCGTCGGCATCGAAACACCAGACGAAGGAACACTGCGTCAGTACAAGCGGGCCCCGATCAAGGACGACAAACAGCGCGATTTTGTCGCGCTCTGCCGTGGTCTGGGTATCCGCACCGTAGCCGGCTTCATGATCGGCTTCCCCGAGGATACGGTCGATTCGATCCGCCACGTCCTGGCCTATGCCAAGGCCGTGAACCCGACCTACGCCAACTTCAACATCGTGACGCCCTATCCCGGCACCGAGTTCTTCAACGACGTGAAGAACCAGATCGCGGACTTCGATTTCACGAAGTACAACGTCTATACGCCGGTGATGAAGTACAAGAATCTTACGGCCGAGCAAGTACAATTCTGGCACGCCAAGTGTTTCATGCGGTACTTCTTCCGCTGGGAATGGCTCACGAGCAACGCTCACATGCTGTGGCCGAAACTGCAATACCTGGGCGTGGGTCGCAAATACGCTCGCGAGATCGAAAAGCTCGCGCCTCCGGCGCCCGCTGCGGCAGCCGCTGCGCCGGCCAAGATGTCGTTGCCGATCCTGGATGGCACTCGCGAGCTGCGCACCGACCAGGCCCATCGCCACGCCACAGCCGAAAAACCGGCCGGAACGAAGAAGGCGTCATAA
- a CDS encoding biopolymer transporter ExbD — protein MSGSNPFASSFGAGSLVQKHDEELDIHVDMTAMIDLVFMLNIFFLVTSLVTAMAELDLPFATHVTAADMDNSLLISIVAKERGNRPQVYIGEAGTGDLVPDTQLEERVATAVQQARKEGKTNVVIKAESFVPLATTARVGSAVGAASEEMKLNFAVMEKD, from the coding sequence ATGTCCGGCAGCAACCCCTTCGCATCATCGTTCGGCGCCGGCTCGCTCGTGCAAAAGCATGACGAGGAGTTGGATATTCACGTCGACATGACGGCGATGATCGACCTGGTGTTCATGCTGAATATCTTCTTTCTCGTGACCTCGTTGGTGACGGCGATGGCCGAACTGGACCTGCCGTTCGCCACGCACGTCACGGCGGCTGACATGGATAATTCGCTCCTCATCAGCATCGTCGCCAAGGAACGGGGCAACCGGCCGCAGGTGTACATCGGCGAAGCGGGCACAGGCGACCTGGTGCCGGACACACAGCTCGAAGAACGCGTGGCCACGGCCGTACAGCAGGCACGCAAAGAAGGAAAAACCAACGTCGTGATCAAGGCGGAATCCTTCGTGCCGTTGGCCACCACCGCCCGCGTCGGCTCGGCCGTGGGCGCGGCCAGCGAAGAGATGAAGCTCAACTTCGCCGTGATGGAGAAGGATTAG
- a CDS encoding sulfatase-like hydrolase/transferase yields MASAVLCAACGASQADVPPARPNILWLTSEDHGPHLGCYGDKFASTPNIDALAARGMIYRHAWSNAPVCAPARTTLISGMYATSTGAEHMRSLVAYPAGKQMFPQLLRTAGYYCTNNSKEDYNLAKPGKVWDVSSNKAHWRGRKSEQPFFAVFNSTKSHESQIRTRPHELTHDPAGVRVPRYHPDTPEVRHDWAQYYDGVSAADADAGQRLRELEQDGLTDTTIIFYFADHGSGMPRSKRSACNSGLQMPLVVYIPEAFRRLRPPDYQPGGASERLVSFVDFAPTVLSLAGIEPPAWMQGHAFLGAHAAPPQPFVFGFRGRMDERYDMVRSATDGRFVYVRNYMPHKLPGQHVSYMFQTPTTQIWQRLHEEGKLTPAQETFWKPKPAEELYDLTKDPDEIDNLAGLPEHQETLLKLRDAQRELARKIRDVGFLPEGEIHARASGTTPYDMGHDDAKYPLERIMQAAELASRSDADALRGLMEYMQDADSAVRYWGAIGFLVRGRPAIAPGQKALVAALVDASPYVRIVAAEALARYGEPADRDRALALLASLANCEENKLFAAMAALNALGAVGELPAMLVESLKKLPTRCQTPDPRYAEYMGRLVGDL; encoded by the coding sequence ATGGCAAGTGCCGTGCTTTGCGCGGCCTGCGGCGCCTCGCAAGCGGACGTTCCGCCCGCGCGGCCGAATATTCTCTGGCTCACCAGCGAGGATCACGGTCCCCACCTGGGCTGCTACGGCGACAAGTTCGCCAGCACGCCGAACATCGACGCGCTGGCCGCCCGCGGCATGATCTATCGCCACGCCTGGTCGAACGCGCCGGTCTGTGCTCCGGCCCGCACGACGCTGATCTCGGGCATGTACGCCACGTCGACCGGCGCCGAGCATATGCGTAGCCTGGTCGCCTACCCGGCCGGCAAGCAGATGTTTCCGCAGTTGCTCCGCACGGCGGGCTACTACTGCACGAACAACAGCAAAGAGGATTACAACCTGGCCAAGCCGGGGAAAGTGTGGGATGTCTCGTCGAACAAAGCGCACTGGCGCGGCCGCAAGTCAGAGCAGCCGTTCTTCGCCGTGTTCAACTCGACGAAGAGCCACGAGAGCCAGATCCGCACCAGACCGCACGAGCTCACACACGATCCAGCCGGTGTGCGCGTGCCGCGCTACCACCCCGACACGCCCGAGGTGCGCCACGATTGGGCCCAGTATTACGACGGCGTGAGTGCTGCTGACGCCGACGCGGGGCAGCGTCTGCGCGAGCTCGAACAAGACGGCCTGACCGACACGACGATCATCTTTTATTTCGCCGACCATGGCTCCGGCATGCCGCGGTCCAAGCGCTCGGCATGCAACTCCGGTTTGCAGATGCCGCTGGTCGTGTACATACCCGAGGCGTTTCGCCGACTGCGTCCACCCGACTACCAGCCCGGCGGCGCGAGCGAGCGCTTGGTGAGCTTCGTCGATTTTGCGCCCACAGTGCTCAGCCTGGCGGGCATCGAGCCGCCCGCGTGGATGCAAGGGCATGCCTTTCTAGGGGCCCATGCCGCGCCGCCCCAGCCGTTCGTATTCGGTTTTCGCGGCCGCATGGACGAACGCTATGACATGGTGCGCAGTGCCACCGACGGCCGCTTCGTGTACGTGCGCAACTACATGCCGCACAAGCTGCCCGGGCAGCACGTGAGTTACATGTTCCAGACCCCCACGACGCAAATCTGGCAACGACTGCACGAAGAAGGGAAGCTGACCCCCGCTCAGGAAACGTTTTGGAAGCCAAAACCCGCGGAAGAGCTGTACGACCTGACGAAGGATCCCGACGAGATCGATAATCTGGCCGGGCTGCCCGAGCATCAGGAAACATTGCTGAAACTGCGCGATGCCCAACGCGAGTTGGCACGAAAGATTCGCGACGTGGGCTTTCTGCCCGAGGGGGAGATCCACGCACGCGCCTCCGGCACGACGCCTTACGACATGGGGCACGACGATGCGAAATACCCACTCGAGCGCATCATGCAGGCGGCAGAATTGGCATCGCGCAGTGACGCGGACGCGCTCAGGGGGCTGATGGAATACATGCAGGACGCCGATAGCGCCGTGCGCTATTGGGGTGCCATCGGCTTTTTGGTACGGGGGCGGCCGGCAATTGCGCCGGGGCAGAAGGCGCTCGTCGCGGCGCTCGTCGATGCTTCGCCTTACGTGCGCATCGTCGCGGCCGAGGCCCTGGCACGCTACGGCGAACCGGCGGATCGTGATCGTGCATTAGCCCTGTTGGCCTCGTTAGCGAATTGCGAGGAGAACAAGCTGTTCGCGGCGATGGCGGCGTTGAATGCCCTGGGGGCCGTGGGTGAGCTGCCGGCCATGCTTGTCGAGTCCTTGAAGAAGTTGCCCACCAGGTGTCAGACCCCTGACCCGCGTTACGCGGAATACATGGGACGCCTGGTCGGGGATTTGTAG
- a CDS encoding MotA/TolQ/ExbB proton channel family protein: MNVNSLAKFLGDATYGFLAINLLFGLFCAILVWRRLRELRFRNEDEQQQFLNELNETLNAADFDSAIERCELDPRALPQLTRIVLMNRELDQDDLRQVVGERLQRDVLGPMENRVNWILTVVRNGPLLGLFGTVLGMMAAFGRIGTGVKVQPSEIADEIAVALICTAMGLGTAIPLGYIANSLNIRIRDLQETLSHSLMRLLARFRPPV; the protein is encoded by the coding sequence ATGAACGTCAATTCGCTGGCCAAATTCCTGGGGGATGCCACCTACGGATTTCTGGCCATCAACCTGCTGTTCGGGCTGTTTTGCGCGATCCTCGTGTGGCGGCGATTGCGCGAGCTGCGATTTCGCAACGAGGACGAGCAGCAGCAATTCCTCAACGAGCTGAACGAAACGCTCAACGCCGCCGACTTCGATTCGGCGATCGAGCGCTGCGAGCTCGATCCCCGCGCCCTGCCGCAACTGACGCGGATCGTGCTTATGAACCGCGAACTCGACCAGGACGACCTGCGGCAGGTGGTCGGCGAACGGCTGCAACGCGACGTGCTGGGGCCGATGGAGAACCGCGTCAACTGGATCCTGACGGTCGTCCGCAACGGCCCGCTGTTGGGACTGTTCGGTACGGTGCTGGGAATGATGGCGGCCTTCGGACGCATCGGCACGGGCGTGAAGGTGCAACCGTCGGAAATCGCCGACGAAATCGCCGTGGCCTTGATCTGCACCGCCATGGGGCTGGGCACGGCCATCCCGCTGGGATATATCGCCAACAGCTTGAACATCCGCATTCGCGATTTGCAAGAAACCTTGAGCCACTCGCTGATGCGCCTGCTGGCCCGTTTCCGGCCGCCCGTATAA